In Parus major isolate Abel chromosome 3, Parus_major1.1, whole genome shotgun sequence, the following are encoded in one genomic region:
- the CYS1 gene encoding cystin-1 — protein sequence MCKYCTAGSEEQLRMVGGSAPQARQAVGKQSDSVCGHRPRGCPADPSFARGLPCIPRPGLLCKGLRQLIPLHGPRRWQRPPTPAPGDVCKAPVLGRPELTGWAGKFWTGQGSAAACPKPRSEPAAHPSPARRLPPPARGAAGWDCPPDRLRDRRAPLRPGRERRRPTAMGSGSSRRRGPEGRAGQSREPPGPEGRAGQSREPPGPEGRAGQSREPPADGQGAAAPPGPGRRAPAAGGSSAEAAGGGAAPLQQAALSTRSPPDPENNNLDHQCPESNKKPLGQSTILYDYSEEELMASIEREYCR from the exons ATGTGCAAATATTGCACTGCTGGAAGcgaagagcagctgaggatggTTGGGGGATCAGCTCCACAGGCTCGACAGGCTGTCGGGAAGCAGAGCGATTCCGTCTGTGGGCATCGGCCAAGAGGGTGTCCAGCTGACCCATCCTTTGCCCGGGGGCTTCCCT GCATCCCCCGCCCCGGGCTGCTCTGCAAAGGTCTGCGACAGCTGATCCCGCTGCATGGTCCCCGCAGATGGCAGCGtccccccaccccagctccGGGAGATGTATGTAAGGCTCCGGTGCTTGGGAGGCCCGAGCTAacgggctgggctgggaagtTTTGGACGGGACAGGGGAGCGCGGCAGCCTGCCCAAAACCGCGATCAGAGCCGGCCGCGCACCCCTCCCCTGCACGCCGGCtcccgcccccggcccggggCGCTGCGGGCTGGGACTGTCCCCCCGACAGGCTCCGGGACCGCCGAGCGCCGCTGCGGCCCGGCCGGGAGAGGCGGCGGCCCACAGCCATGGGCAGCGGCAGCAGCCGGCGGCGGGGGCCCGAGGGCAGAGCGGGGCAGAGCCGGGAGCCGCCGGGGCCCGAGGGCAGAGCGGGGCAGAGCCGGGAGCCGCCGGGGCCCGAGGGCAGAGCGGGGCAGAGCCGGGAGCCGCCGGCCGACGGGCAGGGAGCGGCGGCACCGCCCGGCCCCGGGCGCAGAGCCCCGGCTGCCGGCGGCAGCAGCGCGGAggcggcgggaggcggcgcGGCCCCGCTCCAGCAGGCG GCTTTGTCAACCAGAAGCCCACCAGACCCAGAGAACAACAACCTCGACCATCA GTGCCCAGAAAGCAACAAGAAGCCTTTGGGGCAGTCCACAATATTATATGATTACTCGGAGGAGGAGCTCATGGCAAGCATCGAGCGGGAGTACTGCCGCTGA